AATACCTATACCTATGTTTTTTGTTTTTGGAACGAAGTTTCTTGGTGGCGTGAAGAGCTACAATAACCAGGAGATCCAGACTAAGTTTTTTCATTTTTGTTTTATGCCGCTGTTCCCGGTAGAGGGAGATTCATTACTGGTCACCGAATCGGGTTGGGGCACCCGGAAGGGCATCTATCTGAAACAAAACAGTACCAGTTTAAAGGCTGGTTATGGCCGTATGTGGATGTTGGCGGTAACGGCATTGGCGTCTCTTTTTTGGATGATGGATCAGACTACATTTTACCTGATACTGGCGTTAGCGTTGGGTGCATTTACAGTGTACCTGTTTTTTTATTATGGTACCAGTACGCAGGCGGAGAACGAGGAGAGAGAATTGATTGGTAGTCTCACCGGTGTTTATGCCTTGGCAGAATGGTTGCCGGATGAAATGTGTGATACGTTGTTTAAAAGAATGCGTGCAGCATACCAGGCAGAAGGCAGGAACTGGCAGGAAGATATCAGGAGTGGGAATGTACTGAATGCAAAGGTGGCGTATGTGCTGGCGTTGTTGCACTATGCTTATATGCCGGGTGAGGAGTTGTGGGAGTTGAGGATGAAGGCAGCGGAGCTGTATGCTGCGTCTCTGAATTAATTGTAGTTCATGACATGTGAATCAAGGGTGATACAATCATCCGGGATCCATGCTTCATTTGTAAGGGTGTAATTTATTGCAAAGTGCCCGGTTTGTTTCTTAGATGCTTTGTTTCCTCTATTACCTTTTGTTTCTACATATGAAGCATGGATTTTATTATTATCCAGCTCTAATGATGATAGCTCCATTATTTTATATCCATCTGGCTCTGTACTTGAACCTCTCCATATATATTCATAAATACCCTGTCCTTCTGATTGCTTAGTCAATTCTCTGAATATATATAATGTACTTGACGTAAACGCTGTACCCGTACCACAAATCCGTAAATAAAAACAATCCTTTATTTTACCAAAACCAAATTCACCATTCCAGCAATTGCAATAGTTTCCATGATAATAGGGTTGGATGTTTTCAACCTTGCCATTAGCGTTTGTCTGGAATAGAATAAGTGATTCAAAAGGAGGGTTGACATTCACAATGCAGGCGATATAACCATCTTTATATCTATAGTATTTTCCTATGGTATCCCGGGCGGTAATATTTGCCCAGCGGCCTTCGCTGTTTGTTGTATCAATTATTTTATTTTGCAGAACAAAGGGGAATATTTCTTCCATAGTCAGATAACCGGAATCGCCGGAGAATGTTATCTGTGTTGTAGCAGAATCATGCGTATTGCTTGAGGCCGTGACAGATGGTTGGGTACTACAAGCAGTCACTAAAAATAATATTCCGGCTAATAATTGACGCATGGCTAAACAGTAATTTTAATAATTCCCTTGTATTTCAAAATATCGCTTGTATTTATTATTATCCAGTCTTCCCCCTTTTCTCTCGTAATAAATCTCAAAAGATGCTTCCTTCAATGGGATATTAGTGTCAGAAGATTTGAGCAGGAAGTTTTCAGTAAACCCTTCAACATAAAGCCAACATTGATCATAAAACACCCCCTCCAAAAGCATTAGAAAGCCATGCTTCATCAGTTTTGATGTTCACAGCATTATCTGCAGTGAGTTGTTTGGCAATAGTCGCTCCATTTACTTTATTTACGAGTATAATTTCATGTGGTTCCAGACATCTTACGAGTGTTTGGGAGTGTGTATTAAGTAAGATATGGTGTCCTTTTTCTTCGCTTTTTTCTCTTAAAAAATTCACCAATAATTCAATGGCTTGTGGGTGAAGCCCATATTCCGGTTCCTCAATACATAAAAACTGGGGATTTTCATTCTGAAATACAGCTGCCATTAACGAAAGTATATTGAAAGTACCGTCAGATATTAAGTGTCTGGAAAATGGTCTGGTTGAAGTCATTTCATACAAGAAGAATTCAGAACTACCATCAATATTAGATTTCCTGATTTCAATGTCTCTGAATTCAGGAATTAGTATTCGTAGCCATTCAAAAAAATCATCCTTTTTTTCGCTATCAAGGATTTGTGCCAGAATTTGGGACAGATTTGATGCATTCGTGTGAAGTCTTGATTGTAACTGAAAGCTCCTGTTAAGGAAGGTTTTACCAACAAGTAGTCTTGAAAAGTTGTCAATGAATATTTCAAATTCATTATTGTATGTTAGATGTTTTTGTCTTACTACTTCAAGAAAATTATCTCGTTTGTTTTTGTCTCTTATATCCAAAAAAAGAAACGGATTCTCTTCTTTTCCTAAATCCAATATCGGCTCTTGACCAATACTATAAACGTCCTCAAAGCCATCAAGGTTCCTTTGCGGAGTGATTCCCAGGCTGAAATTTATGTTTATATCATTGTCAAATTTGTAATAAAAACTCATTTTTTTGCCTGGCGTTGCCTGATAAGAATAAATGTTTTTTAGTCCCCCAAAAAACGAAGTAGCTTCAAATGGAAATCTGCAGACATAATTTGTAAACTCAAGCGCTTCAAAAATATTACTCTTACCGCTGGCATTTGGTCCAACGACTGCCGCAAAAGCAGGTAGATTTTCTAATTTGAAATCTACAAGAGATTTATAGTTTTGGATATGAAGTTGCTTGATTTTCATGAGTTTAAAGTACATCTAAAATAGCTAAAGCATAAAAGCTGTAGCAAAAAGCGAGTCTTTTCTTAAGTGAGTAATTTTGATATTATTGGGTTGGAGAATCAGCACATGGTATCTGCCAGCATAAGTGAGGGATTCAATTTGAGCGGGAAACGGGACTCGAACCCGCGGCCTTTAGTTTGGGAAACTAATGCTCTACCAACTGAGCTATTCCCGCTTCTATTTCAAATGTAATAATATTTTACAAAAGGCTTTCTATCTTTTTCACAATCTCATCCTTATGCACATAAAACGTTGCAGGAAAATCAAAACACAACTCATTATCCCACTTCTTCCCCTCTTTAAAAAAGCGCAACAACTCCCTCAGATTCTCTTTATTCCTCGCATAAAACATCCTGTCTCCAACCGGAAACTGATAGTAAAAGTCCGCATTTACAACCGTCAGTTTAGGATGACTATATCCGCAATGTATACAGGAAGCTTTGCCAATAATCTTTTTGGGTCTGAACATATAACCTGTGATCTCACAGCTGGCACTTAACAAAGCTTTGCGGGAACAAGCAGGACAGATGATATCTACATCTATTTCAAGAACATTCATAACAAATAAAATGGGCAGCTGGTGAAACTGCCCGTTTTGTATTCACTTACTGTGCAATAGCAAATTTCTTTGCCAGCCAGCTATTCTTTAATGGCTGAAGCCAGTTTTCTTCTAATTCCTTTAAAGTCAGCACCGTATTATTCAGGTAGATAGTATTTTCATCTATATACCCTTTTTCCAGTGCATAAGGGACCTGCATCATCGGCAGCAATTGCAGCTTGTCTTTTAGTACAAAACCCAGCAACAGGCGGTCGAAAAGGTTCACTTCGTACTGGCGTTCTATGCTCTTGATCACTCTTACTGAGCTATCAGTGCTGCAACCACTTACGTGTGTATCTGTTTCATCTGCAATGACCAGGATAGCCTGTTCAAACAGCAGCTTCGCCCAACCTTTCACAGGAGCCCCATGTGCCTGCCAGTGAGCGGTGAACTGATCCAGTTGTTCAGCAATCTCCGCTTGCTCTTTTTCAGAAAAAGGACGGTTGCTTTGATATATCCAAACCCTCGAGGCAGGGTTAAAGTCAGTTGGTAGTATTTGTCGAATATCCATATCGCAAATTTACGAAATTCCTGATTCCATAAACTGACGAAAATCAGTCTTTCCAAAGGGTCCGAAGATTAGCATCAATACGAATCCAGCAGCTATACTTCGGAATCCAGTAGCTATTGAGTCTTTACTAAAGACAAAATGCTGGTAAAGCCGGGTTTTATTTTAAATATATAAATCCCTACTATTCCAATTGCTGAGCTATCAGCTCCGCAATATCCAATACTTTTACAGATTCCTCCTTCCCCTGCTCCTTCACCCCATCCGTCAGCATCGTCATACAAAAAGGACAATTCGCAGCAATCACAGCCGCTCCCGTCTCCACCGCCTCTTTCCCTCTCTCAAAATTAATCCTCGTGTTCCCCTTCTCCTCCTCCTTAAACATCTGCGCCCCACCTGCCCCGCAACACAACCCATTACTCCTACACCTTTTCATCTCCACCAACTCTGCATCCAACGCCTCCAATACCTTCCTTGGCGCCTCATAGATCTCATTCGCCCTCCCTAAATAACAGGAATCATGGTAGGTAATCTTCCTACCCTTAAAAGCCCCACCTTCCTTCAACCGGATCTTTCCCGCATCTATCAGCTGCTGCAAATACGAAGCATGATGCAACACCTCGTAATTTCCTCCCAACTCCGGATACTCATTCTTCAATGTATTAAAACAATGAGGACAGGTCGTTACTATCTTTTGTACCCCATAATTATTCAGCACCATAATATTATTCTGTGCCATCATCTGGAATATAAACTCATTCCCCGCTCTCCTCGCCGGATCTCCCGTACAACTTTCCTCTTTCCCCAATATCGCAAACCGCACCCCAATTTTCGTCAGGATCGTTGCAAACGCCTTCGTAATCTTTTGTGCACGCTGATCAAAACTCCCCGCACATCCTACCCAGAAAAGAATCTCCGGCGATTCGCCACTGGCGAAATATTCTGCCATCGTTTTTATTTGCATGGAATTATCAGTTTATGCATTCATTTCAACCGCCCATTTATCCCTGTCATCAGGACTAAACTTCCAGGGGGCCATGTTATTTTCTATATTACTAAACATCATATTCCACTCCTGTGGCGCACTGGATTCTTCCATCACCAGGTGGCGGCGCAGTTGTAGAATAATGTGCAAAGGATTGATGCTGACCGGGCATTCCTGTACACAGGCATTACAACTGGTACAAGCCCTTAGCTCTTCTTCGCTGATATAATCACGTAGCAGTGTTTTACCTTCCGTATTCCCTACCTTCCCTATTTCCTCCGCACGGTCACGGGTATCCATCATGATCTTGCGGGGAGACAATTTCTTCCCCGTCAGGTTCGCCGGACAAGCAGCTGTACACCGCCCACATTCTGTACAACTATACGCATCCAGAATATTCTTCCATGTCAGGTCAGGTACATCTTTCGCCCCGAACTTCGGCATTTCTGCCGGCGCAGGTTCTGCCGCAGCCAGCTCAGGCTGGAGCATAAGGGTCACCTCTTTCTGTACCGCTGGCATGTTCTCCATCTTCCCTTTTGGACGCAGGTCACTAAAGTAAGCATTCGGAAATGCCAGTATTATATGCAGGTGCTTGGAATAAGGCAGGTAATTCAAAAACGCCAGAATTCCCAATATATGCAGCCACCAGCAGGTGCGTTCAATCGCCTCCAGCGAAACAGGAGACAACCCCTCAAAAGACCCCCTGAAAGCCCCGGATACTAAAAATGGTCCCACCTCCGGATGCAATGCCTGGTCCGCCGTATTCATGGTGAGAAACAACACCATCAGCACAATTTCCGTTACCAGGATATAATTCGCGTCTGACTTTGGCCAGCCATCCAGTTCATGCATCGCCAGCCGGCGCACATGCACAATGTTACGCCTGACCAGGAAGATCGCACAACCACTGAGTACCAATACCGCCAGTACCTCAAAACACCCTATCAATATTGGATATAATGACCCTAACAGCGGCATAAATAACCGGTGAGTACCAAATATCCCATCCAGGATAATTTCAAGTATCTCCACATTAATGATCAGAAAACCAGCATACACAAAGAAGTGTAGCACAGCTACCAACGGGTTGCGGAACATTTTTTTCTGCCCAAAGGCAAGGAGAAGTACATTTTTCCAACGTAGATCGGGGCGATCATTCAATGACACATCTCTTCCAAGCAAAATATTAAGCCTGATCTGCCTGGCTTTGCGGTAAAAGAGGTACACAGCAATGGCAAAGGCAAATACAAACAGGATTTCCTGAATTATATGCATACTTCAAATCAGATTTGACTATTGCAATATAAGGGAAAAAGGCATAGAATATTAACGCAACTATAATACTATAAGTGCAGAATGCCGGCACTAACATCTTGCTAACCCGCTACCCAATGGGCACGTCCCCGGCAATTCTCCAACACTCCTCCAACAATTCCCCCACTCCTTAGCCTCTCCCTCGACACTCCTTAAACGCTCCTTCAACCCTCCTTCCACCAACCCTCCTTCGCCTCTTCTTTAACCCTCCTTCGCCACTAATACCTCACTAACCCATCACCACAAGCTCACCTCATTATCCCCCGGATATTGAAGTGACCTTCTAATGCCCTTTTAGTGCCCATTTGGTGAACTAATAGCACTATAGCTCCACTATCCCTCCACCATACCTAAAAAATCCCTACTTTTATCCCTTCAATTAATTTTGACATGGAATCAAAGAATGTAATCCTCACCCAGGATATAATCGATAAAAAAATCAAACGTATTGCTTACGAAATATATGAGCATAACAGTGAAGAACAGCACATCATACTGGCTGGTATCTGGGACCGGGGCACAATTCTCGCCAAAAAAATCGCGGCTATCCTGAAAGAGATCTCTCCCATCCAAATAAAACTCATTGAACTAAAACTGGATAAACAACATCCTGACAAGGTGCATCTCTCTGAATCATTGGATTTCAATGGAAAAGTAGTAGTACTGATAGACGATGTCGCCAATTCAGGCAGAACAATGCTATACGCCCTGAAACCGTTACTGGAATTCCTGCCAAAAAAGATCCAGACGGCTGTACTGGTAGACCGTAAACATAAATCTTTCCCGCTGTCAGTGGATTTTGTGGGTTATTCTTTATCTACAACACTCCAGGAGATGGTAATGGTAGACGTAGCAGGAGAGGTGATTCAGTCTGCTTACTTACAATAATAATATAGACTATAAAAAAAGGAGCGTGTATCAGAAGATACACGCTCTTTTTGTTCAGATACCTAATGAAGCCAGGTTTCTATTTATTCGATTCTCAGAGGTTTTATTTATGACAGAACCTCCTTTTTATTTCAGTTTCATATCCTGAATGATCTGCTGGATCTTTGCATCCAGTGCCTGCGTAGCCGCCTCAAATCCTTCCGCGCTTTCCAGTTTCTGGTTCACGCTAAAATAGAACTTGATCTTCGGCTCTGTACCAGAAGGACGGGCAGAAATCTTACTACCGTCTTCAAGCACAAACTGCAGCACATTCGACTTAGGCAGGGTGATAGCTTTCATCTCACCGGTCTTCAGGTTTTTCACCTGTTGCAGCTGGTAATCGTAAGTAGTTACTACCGGCACACCAGCAATCGTAGCAGGTGGATTTTCGCGGTACCCTTTCATCATATCAGCAATTTCGTCCGCACCTTTCATCCCTTTCTTGGTGATAGAGATCAGGTTTTCCTTGTAATAACCATATTTTATATAGATGTCAATCAGCTGTTGGTAAAGGGTACGACCCTGGCCCGCAGCTACGGCAGCCATTTCACAAATCAGGGCTACGGAAGCAATCGCGTCTTTGTCACGCACATTGTCACCGATCATGTAGCCATAAGACTCTTCACCACCACAAATGAACTGTTCTTTTCCTTCCTTGGTACGGATCAGTTCAGCGATCCATTTAAAACCAGTGAGTACATTGTAACAGTTTACATTGTTTTTGGCAGCAAATACGTCGATCAGGTCGGAGGTTACCACGGTTTTACATACGTAATCCGTTGCACCTGCCAATCCTTTTGCACGACGGCCTTCTATAATATAATTGAAGAGCAGTACGGCGGTCTGGTTACCATTCAGGAGGATCCATTCCCCTTTCAGGTCCTTCACAGCAATACCTACGCGGTCAGAATCCGGATCGGTACCCAGCAGGATAGCGGCATCCAGTTCCTTTGCCTTCTTCAGACCAATGCTCATGGCTTCAGATTCTTCCGGGTTTGGATATACCACGGTTGGGAAGTTGCCATTCGGAGTCGCCTGTTCTTCTACCACATGTACATTGGTAAAACCAAAGCGTTTCAGCGTCTCAGGCACCAGGGTGATACCAGTACCATGGATAGGCGTATATACAATTTTAAGGTCTTTCTGTGCCGCAATTGCTTCAGGCTGAATGCTCAGGCCTTTTAGCATCTGCATGTAAGCTTCGTCTATTTCAGTGCTGATCGGATGGATATTTGCTTCACCACCTGACCATTTCACATCTTCCACATTGGCGATTTTCTCTACTTCGCGGATCACGTTCTTGTCGTGAGGCGGAATGAGCTGGGCGCCATCGTCCCAATATGCTTTATAGCCGTTATATTCTTTAGGATTATGCGACGCTGTCAGTACGATACCACCTTTGCATTTGAGATGACGGATGGTGAACGAGAGCTCCGGAGTAGGGCGGAGACTTTCGAAAAGGTATACTTTGATACCATTTGCAGCCATAACATTGGCAGCCACTTCGGCAAAGAAACGACTGTTGTTGCGACTGTCGTGTGCAATCGCGATTTTGATTTCATCCGTGAAAGCCTGTTTCAGGTAGTTGGCAAAACCCTGAGTAGCCATACCCACTGTGTATTTGTTCATACGGTTGGTACCTACGCCCATGATACCGCGTAGACCGCCCGTGCCAAATTCAAGGTTACGGTAAAAGGAATCAGCCAGTTCATCGGGGTTTTCCTGCTGCAATTTTTTGATAGCGGATACCGTCTCCGCATCAAACTGGCCGTTCAGCCATTGTGATACCTTACTTTCGATTACATTATCCATAAAAAAATTGGGTTTGTCTGAAAATTGTGTCAGAAACAAGATTGTAAATTAAAGCTAAAATCCTGAAATATGGCGCTACAATTTGGCGCTACAATTTGGCGCCAGATGGAAGGATATGCAATTATTGCACCATATTCAACTGTAATGGGGATAAATAGAAATTCCCATAGGTTATTGAAAGTGGGGGGTATTGCCTATTTTTGTGTGCATGAGGCGGTACGAAGACTCCTATAAACAAAAAGGATTACGCAAGCAGCTGGTAGATACTATCCTGCAAAAGGGCATAACAGACCAAAGCGTTTTAGCAGCTATCAACAACATTCCCCGGCATTATTTCCTG
This Chitinophaga sancti DNA region includes the following protein-coding sequences:
- a CDS encoding ATP-binding protein, with protein sequence MKIKQLHIQNYKSLVDFKLENLPAFAAVVGPNASGKSNIFEALEFTNYVCRFPFEATSFFGGLKNIYSYQATPGKKMSFYYKFDNDININFSLGITPQRNLDGFEDVYSIGQEPILDLGKEENPFLFLDIRDKNKRDNFLEVVRQKHLTYNNEFEIFIDNFSRLLVGKTFLNRSFQLQSRLHTNASNLSQILAQILDSEKKDDFFEWLRILIPEFRDIEIRKSNIDGSSEFFLYEMTSTRPFSRHLISDGTFNILSLMAAVFQNENPQFLCIEEPEYGLHPQAIELLVNFLREKSEEKGHHILLNTHSQTLVRCLEPHEIILVNKVNGATIAKQLTADNAVNIKTDEAWLSNAFGGGVL
- a CDS encoding (Fe-S)-binding protein; the protein is MQIKTMAEYFASGESPEILFWVGCAGSFDQRAQKITKAFATILTKIGVRFAILGKEESCTGDPARRAGNEFIFQMMAQNNIMVLNNYGVQKIVTTCPHCFNTLKNEYPELGGNYEVLHHASYLQQLIDAGKIRLKEGGAFKGRKITYHDSCYLGRANEIYEAPRKVLEALDAELVEMKRCRSNGLCCGAGGAQMFKEEEKGNTRINFERGKEAVETGAAVIAANCPFCMTMLTDGVKEQGKEESVKVLDIAELIAQQLE
- a CDS encoding (Fe-S)-binding protein, with amino-acid sequence MHIIQEILFVFAFAIAVYLFYRKARQIRLNILLGRDVSLNDRPDLRWKNVLLLAFGQKKMFRNPLVAVLHFFVYAGFLIINVEILEIILDGIFGTHRLFMPLLGSLYPILIGCFEVLAVLVLSGCAIFLVRRNIVHVRRLAMHELDGWPKSDANYILVTEIVLMVLFLTMNTADQALHPEVGPFLVSGAFRGSFEGLSPVSLEAIERTCWWLHILGILAFLNYLPYSKHLHIILAFPNAYFSDLRPKGKMENMPAVQKEVTLMLQPELAAAEPAPAEMPKFGAKDVPDLTWKNILDAYSCTECGRCTAACPANLTGKKLSPRKIMMDTRDRAEEIGKVGNTEGKTLLRDYISEEELRACTSCNACVQECPVSINPLHIILQLRRHLVMEESSAPQEWNMMFSNIENNMAPWKFSPDDRDKWAVEMNA
- a CDS encoding phosphoribosyltransferase family protein, producing MESKNVILTQDIIDKKIKRIAYEIYEHNSEEQHIILAGIWDRGTILAKKIAAILKEISPIQIKLIELKLDKQHPDKVHLSESLDFNGKVVVLIDDVANSGRTMLYALKPLLEFLPKKIQTAVLVDRKHKSFPLSVDFVGYSLSTTLQEMVMVDVAGEVIQSAYLQ
- a CDS encoding phospho-sugar mutase gives rise to the protein MDNVIESKVSQWLNGQFDAETVSAIKKLQQENPDELADSFYRNLEFGTGGLRGIMGVGTNRMNKYTVGMATQGFANYLKQAFTDEIKIAIAHDSRNNSRFFAEVAANVMAANGIKVYLFESLRPTPELSFTIRHLKCKGGIVLTASHNPKEYNGYKAYWDDGAQLIPPHDKNVIREVEKIANVEDVKWSGGEANIHPISTEIDEAYMQMLKGLSIQPEAIAAQKDLKIVYTPIHGTGITLVPETLKRFGFTNVHVVEEQATPNGNFPTVVYPNPEESEAMSIGLKKAKELDAAILLGTDPDSDRVGIAVKDLKGEWILLNGNQTAVLLFNYIIEGRRAKGLAGATDYVCKTVVTSDLIDVFAAKNNVNCYNVLTGFKWIAELIRTKEGKEQFICGGEESYGYMIGDNVRDKDAIASVALICEMAAVAAGQGRTLYQQLIDIYIKYGYYKENLISITKKGMKGADEIADMMKGYRENPPATIAGVPVVTTYDYQLQQVKNLKTGEMKAITLPKSNVLQFVLEDGSKISARPSGTEPKIKFYFSVNQKLESAEGFEAATQALDAKIQQIIQDMKLK